From Mytilus edulis chromosome 9, xbMytEdul2.2, whole genome shotgun sequence, the proteins below share one genomic window:
- the LOC139490243 gene encoding serine-rich adhesin for platelets-like — protein sequence MVSQNISVADDAATIIDQRMTSREITAMVNSVDNDTITTKNLQTTDDTYRIITQTSSSTNEEERAMSTPSELTSDAVETVLPTTDDIAATTLFPDAETTSITTNQQEKKTSSKDERNTVTGYAESYTEPETKMSSSISSTEKLGTTPHNFETLSQSLQETEQSITKFLKLSTFFNNPTTSKTITNYPMPTATTTVSRTISNDPAITNITTYPTNSEDRTTTEINTISRTKTPTSIITTEIPISASTFERTPATTKIPMTTSEISSNPTITEIAPLKTRTSNNHLTGGSTLPNTYTTTLEMSNSKATENDIPTEAFFGTYTTLKVPAPPSNHHPSTITAKTMPVEEISTTSEGQSKTSTQAVNLETTADTSSEDETSNFFYASTSKASAENQQSSIISVKTTPVEDVSTTFEGQRKTTTQTPETTADTFSKHQTAKLTDNDFTEGLTTGGEPSDRITHATTDYTLLQNFHSSALTPSGKALTLSQTLTTQDSKHNSGYMVDKSTVSSVDNTNIDFTSATYSQNRDITQTTTSFRNIISTLTNKLNTDTITNTFKTDMSTNAYDNTFPAFSESSTPTPSNNEGTESSIPTSKLTSSLAYGSQPSLSRQTTYTKLSSPADITTELPAHFSSATSRHDTSISDSKTSSMDKESATKMSTLDSLKDTTNNLQTIITTSISDGMSSNSTENESIETTGFEKSTFNIENGYRSSTVKEDFSSGFPLHTEYTEKVVSNSITTGIDEVTKTYTTEDVPSTASISTRHLHTDTTVGFTASSSPEISPTKDSVNDISLYTDTSTGDSSTSRTKSGTADMSNTSPIGTSSEPFGSKMTSEDATFDSRRTEINAIVTSDKEISSGITVTFTDNSDKEFASVSSTTIGTVFRDLPSTTQGYVASKATTVPSTVVVFTEPVTDIKSLEGISTALNTDAPSQKVETTYSTTAVTSQKMISTTLGSDSPTTVEMITPSDVELLSPKMTSTTTKTEGTSPYSKVTTLKTEVFSTKSVSSKSNNEATSQQEVITRTTDAEVASPEVIITASDTEVPSTGKTTSQKTERTTSVTTAPTKEMEVTTLISKTPSDEGRTTPSREQTTHKVDGTISIIDALSTKYEETTSVIPVSSSGVEGTTLINDTPQRVTDDAQSITRSSINKMDLTTFVEYTPSTKIEDTVSVTQAYSLGLDERTSSTYTASDDPSLSISKTSSQKTTGVSLFPNVATSTKTSSEKIETTVSVAKVSSFPDVTAVSTPIAYATEAAETSGTETSLHQVTSAKSLYVTLHTEMTSKDNDEETSAHSQTRSNTTTTKTPITDLETFTSMINEPSSRIETTSSDIATTFLLTEISSSEVTHITSNSEAASQKAMTAAASTLKPLDISVVTFSETSSHDVPATTSNTRVPYTATSTPNIFSVSTDMSDVSSNTMQHSSHKSSGTTNAIVFSESISSTSNVEDELTSKELLAGTSTSKKETPYSEEFSTTSSTVQTSPEVTERTTKISMVSSGVTSQFEIDESSSEATALTQEHTSGETLTRNILPSSDASYKTSTKAIETEEQNTRSSSKVLSTVDTATTSSSDGTSLTGVAITESIIKVTQPDTTIIEEVSSQGATSTLLGTSAPSLMITTTPYTDMSSDHLTNKISSTVITSQNVETTLGTETPYPETTLPSSDDGAASFSKTTFKDISASIHSTDDSDFISTVHGMVTNSKTGTQTTSITETVSEDGVVETSTFDVSKDGKSLTPVAEVSSTLHFQTPSDETYYTNSSLSTDVYTSDKHISSGLIFSTETYTENMKLSHDQTSTYSETADSIALNDTTTVGTTSLDMSTVTAYTEKGTTGTPVTLQTQAETTAVTVQNSKTDEYDTTTVSSITNEIITDGIATQESSVFTEEHSTVMSTRTDDNTTTSNISNTIKGSTEKVSTTSHTETSASKMTVTDSGTTRDTETLNITPISSSDITEKTRVTQSTTSYSKETTYDETSKPSDTSITTANSTNTTLKLDQSTEDASSIQIITQTTVDTTSISDATQTTVGTPTTIYAAQTIVDTTTSFDATHANVGTTTTADATRTNVGTTSTIDATQTTVDTTTASNATQTNVATTNTSHATQTTVDTTNTLDATQTTLDTTSASDAKQINVGTTTTSDVTQTTEGTITTFDAIKTTVDTTSASEATQTNVGTTTTSDATHITVGTTTNSDATQTTVGTTTTVDGTETSVGITTTSDATQTTVGSSTNSDAAQTTVGTSTNYDGTQTTMGSSNNSDAAQTTVGSSTNSDGTQTTVGSSTKSDAAQTTVDTSTNFDGTQTTVGSSTNSDAAQTTVGTSTNSDATQTTVDITTNSDAAQTIEGTITTYDAIQTTVDTTSASDATQTNVGTTTTSDATHTTVGTTTNSDATQTTVGTTTTFDASKTSVGITSTSDATETTVGSSTNSNATQTSVDSSTNSDAAQTTVGTSTNSDGTQTTVGSSTNSDATQTTVGTTTTFNATQTSVGITTTSDATETTVGSSTNSDTTQTSVDSSTNSDAAQTTVGTSTNSDGTQTTVGSSMNSDATQTTVGTSTNSDGTQTTVGSSTNSDATQTTVGITTTSDATETTVGSSTNSDVTQRSVDSSTNSDAAQTTVGTSTNSDGTQTTVGSSMNSDATQTTVGTSTNSDATQTTVGITTTSDATETTVGSSTNSDATQTSVDSSTNSDAAQTTVGTSTNSDGTQTTVGSSTNSDAAQTTVGTSTNSDATQTTVGTNTTFDATQTSMGITTTSDATETTVGYSTNFDATQTSVDSSTNSDAAQTNVGTSTNSDGTQTTVGSYINSDAEQTTVGTSTNSDATQTTVGTTTTFDATQTSVGISITSDTTDTTVGPVTNSDATQTTVGTSTTSYGTHTNTDTTIKSTSRTKQSTTIYGTKPDGTSQETTTERQTVTENQDVPKVRTTITDKHITMTEDIFNMSGVTYTITNDISTQLYTIPQVKSTHDKNAVATTDTSTLKDLAHLSTIEESNWITTVNEAYKSTTPTINGLVTDSGSEVSKTEYQGQIVTDEEWDDNLDDPNSQAFKDKAEQIRQFLMMLFANSDLAGLIDDIIITGFQPGSIVVRFDVIVINVEYDASTMKAKLNQGYHAVSNPGYVIKDQETSFIEQGTRTTSAEDVVTTPPLTTPYIDPCLSAPCPRNSNCSSIGHDHTCICHPGYILDVGSCKDFDECTNYLCPPYSICNNTM from the exons ATGGTTTCTCAAAACATATCAGTTGCTGATGATGCAGCTACAATTATTGACCAGAGAATGACTTCCAGAGAAATTACAGCAATGGTGAATTCTGTTGATAATG ATACAATAACAACGAAGAATTTGCAAACCACTGACGATACATACAGAATTATAACTCAAACATCTTCGTCAACTAACGAAGAAGAACGTGCAATGTCAACACCTTCAGAGCTGACCTCTGATGCGGTTGAAACAGTTTTACCGACGACAGATGATATTGCAGCAACAACATTATTTCCTGATGCAGAAACGACTTCTATAACAACTAATCAGCAGGAGAAAAAAACATCAAGTAAGGACGAAAGAAACACAGTAACTGGTTATGCTGAGTCGTATACAGAGCCGGAAACAAAAATGTCTTCCAGTATATCAAGCACAGAAAAACTTGGAACTACCCCACATAATTTTGAAACATTGTCACAATCTTTACAAGAAACAGAACAATCGATAactaaatttctaaaattatcaacatttttcaaTAATCCGACAACTTCCAAAACAATAACTAATTATCCGATGCCAACAGCAACAACCACTGTCTCAAGAACTATTTCCAATGATCCAGCTATAACGAACATTACAACATATCCAACCAATTCAGAGGATCGAACAACCACAGAAATAAATACAATTTCAAGAACAAAAACACCCACCAGTATAATTACAACAGAAATACCAATATCAGCATCTACATTCGAAAGGACCCCGGCGACAACAAAAATCCCAATGACCACTTCAGAGATATCAAGTAATCCAACTATAACAGAAATTGCACCCTTAAAAACAAGAACTTCCAATAATCACTTGACAGGAGGATCAACTCTTCCTAATACTTATACTACTACATTAGAGATGTCCAACAGTAAAGCAACTGAAAATGATATTCCTACAGAAGCTTTCTTCGGAACCTATACGACATTAAAAGTCCCTGCTCCGCCATCAAACCATCATCCGTCAACAATTACTGCGAAAACAATGCCAGTCGAAGAAATATCGACCACATCCGAAGGACAAAGTAAAACGTCAACACAAGCAGTAAATCTAGAAACTACAGCTGATACTTCTTCAGAAGATGAaacctcaaattttttttatgcCTCTACATCAAAGGCTTCGGCAGAAAACCAGCAATCATCAATAATTTCTGTGAAAACAACACCAGTCGAAGATGTATCGACCACATTTGAAGGACAACGTAAAACAACAACACAAACTCCAGAAACTACAGCTGATACTTTTTCAAAACATCAAACTGCAAAACTTACAGACAATGATTTTACAGAAGGACTTACAACTGGCGGTGAGCCATCAGATAGAATAACTCACGCCACAACTGATTACACATTAttacaaaattttcatagttcTGCATTGACCCCTAGTGGAAAGGCTTTAACCCTTTCACAAACTCTCACAACACAAGATAGTAAACACAATTCAGGTTATATGGTTGATAAATCTACTGTTTCTAGTGTTGATAATACAAACATCGATTTTACTTCTGCAACTTATTCACAAAATAGGGACATTACTCAGACTACTACGAGTTTTCGGAATATTATAAGTACTTtgacaaataaattaaatacTGATACAATAACAAATACTTTCAAAACAGATATGAGTACTAATGCATATGATAATACATTCCCTGCTTTTTCAGAATCAAGTACACCAACTCCATCCAATAATGAAGGTACGGAATCTTCAATCCCGACATCAAAACTCACAAGCTCTTTAGCTTATGGTTCACAACCTTCGCTTTCAAGACAGACGACATACACCAAACTTTCATCACCAGCTGATATAACAACTGAACTGCCGGCACATTTTTCTTCAGCAACAAGTCGACATGACACAAGTATATCAGACTCGAAAACATCATCCATGGATAAAGAATCTGCAACAAAGATGTCAACCTTAGATTCATTGAAAGACACGACAAATAATTTACAAACTATCATTACAACATCGATTTCAGATGGTATGTCAAGCAATAGTACGGAAAATGAAAGCATTGAAACAACAGGCTTTGAAAAATCAACCTTTAATATTGAAAATGGATATAGATCTAGCACAGTAAAAGAGGATTTTTCATCTGGCTTTCCATTACATACTGAATATACTGAAAAAGTTGTAAGTAATTCGATTACAACCGGTATTGATGAGGTAACTAAAACATACACTACAGAGGATGTTCCTTCTACGGCGTCAATTTCCACTAGACACTTACATACGGACACAACTGTAGGCTTTACTGCTTCATCCTCACCTGAGATTTCTCCAACTAAAGATTCAGTTAACGACATTTCACTATATACGGATACATCGACTGGTGATTCCAGTACTTCTCGAACGAAAAGTGGGACAGCTGATATGTCAAACACATCTCCCATTGGAACATCTAGTGAACCATTTGGTTCCAAAATGACTTCTGAAGATGCAACTTTTGACTCAAGAAGAACAGAAATAAATGCAATCGTGACATCAGACAAAGAAATATCATCAGGCATTACCGTTACCTTTACAGATAATTCTGACAAAGAATTTGCATCTGTGAGCTCAACAACAATTGGAACTGTCTTTCGTGATTTGCCTTCGACAACACAAGGTTATGTTGCATCAAAGGCGACAACGGTGCCTTCTACGGTGGTGGTGTTTACAGAACCCGTAACTGACATTAAATCTTTAGAGGGTATAAGTACAGCGTTGAATACTGATGCACCGTCACAAAAGGTTGAGACTACATATTCAACTACGGCTGTCACGTCTCAAAAGATGATAAGTACTACTTTAGGTAGTGATTCACCGACCACAGTGGAAATGATTACACCATCGGATGTTGAGTTATTATCTCCTAAAATGACatctacaacaacaaaaactgaaGGGACGTCTCCATATAGTAAAGTAACAACGTTAAAAACCGAGGTTTTCTCTACAAAATCAGTGTCTTCAAAGTCAAATAATGAGGCAACGTCACAACAGGAAGTTATAACTAGAACGACAGATGCTGAAGTAGCTTCCCCAGAAGTAATAATTACAGCTTCAGATACTGAGGTTCCATCAACTGGTAAGACGACTTCCCAAAAGACGGAAAGAACAACATCCGTTACAACTGCACCTACCAAGGAGATGGAGGTTACTACTTTAATAAGCAAAACTCCCTCTGACGAAGGTAGAACTACTCCGTCAAGGGAACAAACAACTCATAAGGTTGACGGTACAATATCTATTATTGATGCACTTTCGACGAAATATGAGGAAACAACATCTGTTATACCAGTATCATCTTCAGGTGTAGAGGGAACCACATTAATAAATGACACGCCCCAAAGAGTGACAGATGATGCACAATCAATAACTCGGTCTTCTATCAACAAAATGGATTTAACAACCTTTGTTGAATACACACCGTCTACGAAAATTGAGGATACAGTATCAGTTACCCAAGCATATTCTCTTGGATTAGATGAAAGAACATCGTCAACTTATACAGCTTCGGATGACCCCTCATTGTCAATTAGTAAAACATCTTCACAGAAGACTACTGGTGTGTCTTTATTTCCAAATGTTGCTACATCAACAAAGACGTCTTCTGAAAAGATAGAAACCACAGTTTCCGTTGCAAAGGTTTCAAGTTTTCCAGATGTAACTGCTGTGTCAACTCCTATCGCATATGCTACAGAGGCGGCGGAAACTTCTGGTACTGAAACATCTCTGCATCAGGTGACATCTGCCAAGTCATTGTATGTAACATTACACACTGAGATGACTTCTAAGGATAATGACGAGGAAACATCAGCTCATTCTCAGACAAGGTCTAACACGACAACAACTAAAACACCTATTACTGATTTAGAAACCTTTACCTCAATGATAAATGAACCGTCTTCGAGAATAGAGACTACCTCATCAGATATTGCGACTACGTTTCTACTAACTGAAATATCTTCCTCGGAAGTTACACATATAACATCAAACAGCGAAGCCGCTTCTCAAAAGGCAATGACTGCAGCTGCAAGCACTTTGAAACCTCTAGACATTTCAGTTGTAACATTTAGCGAAACATCTTCCCATGACGTACCTGCTACAACTTCCAATACTCGTGTCCCATATACTGCGACTTCGACACCAAACATCTTTTCTGTTTCAACTGATATGTCTGATGTTTCATCAAATACTATGCAACATTCTTCACATAAATCTAGTGGAACAACAAATGCTATTGTATTTTCAGAAAGTATATCTTCAACATCTAATGTTGAAGATGAACTTACCTCTAAGGAATTATTAGCAGGGACATCTACATCGAAAAAGGAAACACCTTATTCTGAAGAATTTTCAACAACATCAAGTACTGTACAAACTTCGCCAGAGGTAACAGAACGTACGACAAAGATTAGTATGGTTTCATCAGGGGTAACTTCCCAATTCGAAATTGACGAATCTTCCTCTGAGGCAACAGCTTTAACGCAAGAACATACATCGGGAGAAACTTTAACACGTAATATATTACCATCTTCTGATGCTTCATATAAAACATCCACAAAAGCAATCGAAACAGAGGAGCAAAATACAAGATCAAGTTCTAAAGTCCTTTCTACAGTTGATACTGCTACAACATCAAGTAGTGATGGAACATCTCTAACAGGCGTTGCTATTACAGAGTCAATCATCAAAGTAACACAGCCAGATACAACAATAATTGAAGAGGTTTCGTCCCAAGGTGCCACTTCTACATTACTTGGTACAAGTGCACCTTCTTTAATGATTACTACTACACCATATACTGATATGTCGTCTGACCATTTGACGAATAAAATATCAAGTACTGTCATCACTTCTCAAAACGTGGAAACGACATTGGGCACAGAAACGCCCTACCCGGAGACTACTCTTCCATCTTCCGACGACGGAGCAGCATCATTTAGTAAGACAACATTCAAAGATATTTCTGCTTCAATTCATAGTACTGATGATTCAGATTTTATTTCCACAGTTCATGGAATGGTTACCAATTCTAAAACGGGAACGCAAACGACGTCAATCACTGAAACAGTGTCTGAAGATGGCGTTGTTGAAACATCAACTTTTGATGTTTCTAAAGATGGAAAGAGTTTAACACCAGTTGCTGAAGTATCATCTACACTTCATTTTCAAACTCCTTCCGATGAAACTTATTACACCAATTCAAGTTTATCAACTGATGTGTACACTTCTGACAAACATATATCATCAGGGTTGATATTTAGCACGGAGACGTACACCGAAAACATGAAATTGTCTCACGACCAGACGTCAACGTATTCCGAAACGGCAGATTCAATTGCTTTAAATGATACGACCACAGTCGGTACTACATCATTAGACATGTCCACTGTTACAGCATACACAGAAAAAGGAACTACAGGGACACCTGTTACATTACAGACACAAGCTGAAACCACTGCTGTTactgttcaaaattcaaaaacagaTGAATATGATACAACAACTGTATCCTCAATCacaaatgaaataataacagATGGCATTGCGACACAAGAATCTTCAGTATTCACAGAAGAACACAGTACCGTAATGTCAACAAGAACAGACGATAACACGACAAcgtcaaatatttcaaacacgATAAAAGGAAGTACAGAAAAAGTATCAACTACATCACATACTGAAACATCAGCTAGTAAGATGACAGTCACAGATTCAGGGACTACAAGAGACACAGAGACACTAAATATAACACCTATTTCATCTTCCGACATAACAGAAAAAACAAGAGTTACTCAATCAACCACATCATACTCTAAGGAAACAACATACGATGAGACGTCTAAACCTTCTGACACTAGTATAACAACAGCAAATTCTACCAACACGACTTTAAAATTAGATCAATCTACGGAAGATGCATCTTCTATTCAAATAATCACACAAACCACAGTGGATACCACTTCAATTTCTGACGCCACACAAACAACTGTTGGTACTCCTACCACTATTTACGCAGCACAAACAATAGTGGATACCACTACCTCTTTTGATGCTACACATGCAAATGTGGGTACCACTACCACTGCTGACGCCACACGAACAAATGTGGGTACTACTTCCACTATTGACGCCACGCAAACAACTGTGGATACCACTACCGCTTCTAACGCCACACAAACAAATGTGGCTACCACTAACACTTCTCATGCCACGCAAACAACTGTGGATACCACTAACACTCTTGACGCCACACAAACAACTTTGGATACCACTTCCGCTTCTGACGCCAAACAAATAAATGTTGGGACAACTACCACTTCTGACGTAACACAAACAACAGAGGGTACTATTACCACTTTTGACGCCATTAAAACCACTGTGGATACCACTTCCGCTTCTGAAGCCACACAAACAAATGTAGGTACTACTACCACTTCTGATGCCACACATATAACTGTTGGTACCACTACCAATTCTGACGCCACACAAACAACTGTTGGTACCACTACCACTGTTGACGGCACAGAAACATCTGTGGGTATTACTACTACGTCTGACGCCACACAAACAACTGTGGGTTCCTCTACTAACTCTGACGCCGCACAAACAACTGTGGGTACCTCTACCAACTATGACGGCACACAAACAACTATGGGTTCCTCTAACAATTCTGACGCCGCACAAACAACTGTGGGTTCCTCTACCAACTCTGACGGCACACAAACAACTGTGGGTTCCTCTACCAAATCTGACGCCGCACAAACAACTGTGGATACCTCTACCAACTTTGACGGCACACAAACAACTGTAGGTTCCTCTACCAACTCTGACGCCGCACAAACAACTGTGGGTACCTCTACCAACTCTGACGCCACACAAACAACTGTGGATATTACTACCAATTCTGACGCCGCACAAACAATAGAGGGTACTATTACCACTTATGACGCCATACAAACCACTGTGGATACCACTTCCGCTTCTGACGCCACACAAACAAATGTGGGTACTACTACCACTTCTGATGCCACACATACAACTGTGGGTACCACTACTAATTCTGACGCCACACAAACAACTGTTGGTACCACTACCACGTTTGACGCCTCAAAAACATCTGTGGGTATTACTTCTACTTCTGACGCCACAGAAACAACTGTGGGTTCCTCTACCAACTCTAACGCCACACAAACATCTGTGGATTCCTCTACCAACTCTGATGCCGCACAAACAACTGTGGGTACCTCTACCAACTCTGACGGTACACAAACAACTGTGGGATCCTCTACCAACTCGGACGCCACACAAACAACTGTTGGTACCACTACCACTTTTAACGCCACACAAACATCTGTGGGTATTACTACTACTTCTGACGCCACAGAAACAACTGTGGGTTCCTCTACCAACTCTGACACCACACAAACATCTGTGGATTCCTCTACCAACTCTGATGCCGCACAAACAACTGTGGGTACCTCTACCAACTCTGACGGCACACAAACAACTGTGGGTTCCTCTATGAACTCTGACGCCACACAAACAACTGTTGGTACCTCTACCAACTCTGACGGCACACAAACAACTGTGGGTTCCTCTACCAACTCTGACGCCACACAAACAACTGTGGGTATTACTACTACTTCTGACGCCACAGAAACAACTGTGGGTTCCTCTACCAACTCTGACGTCACACAAAGATCTGTGGATTCCTCTACCAACTCTGATGCCGCACAAACAACTGTGGGTACCTCTACCAACTCTGACGGTACACAAACAACTGTGGGTTCCTCTATGAACTCTGACGCCACACAAACAACTGTGGGTACCTCTACCAACTCTGACGCCACACAAACAACTGTGGGTATTACTACTACTTCTGACGCCACAGAAACAACTGTGGGTTCCTCTACCAACTCTGACGCCACACAAACATCTGTGGATTCCTCTACCAACTCTGATGCCGCACAAACAACTGTGGGTACCTCTACCAACTCGGACGGCACACAAACAACTGTGGGTTCCTCTACCAACTCAGACGCCGCACAAACAACTGTGGGTACCTCTACCAACTCTGACGCCACACAAACAACTGTTGGTACCAATACCACTTTTGACGCCACACAAACATCTATGGGTATTACTACTACTTCTGACGCCACAGAAACAACAGTGGGTTACTCTACCAACTTTGACGCCACACAAACATCTGTGGATTCCTCTACCAACTCTGATGCCGCACAAACAAATGTGGGTACCTCTACCAACTCTGACGGCACACAAACAACTGTGGGTTCCTATATCAACTCTGACGCCGAACAAACAACTGTGGGTACCTCTACCAACTCTGACGCCACACAAACAACTGTTGGTACCACTACCACTTTTGACGCCACACAAACATCTGTGGGTATTTCTATTACTTCTGACACCACAGACACAACTGTGGGTCCCGTTACTAACTCTGACGCCACACAAACAACTGTGGGTACCTCTACCACTTCTTACGGCACACACACAAATACAGACACAACGATTAAGTCAACCTCGCGTACAAAACAAAGTACTACAATTTATGGAACAAAACCCGATGGTACTTCACAGGAAACCACCACTGAAAGACAGACTGTTACAGAAAATCAGGATGTACCCAAAGTCAGAACAACAATCACAGATAAACACATTACTATGACAGAAGACATATTTAACATGTCAGGGGTTACTTACACGATTACCAATGATATATCAACTCAGTTATACACAATACCACAAGTTAAATCAACCCATGACAAAAATGCTGTGGCCACAACAGATACTTCAACATTGAAAGATCTGGCACATTTGTCGACGATTGAAGAGTCAAATTGGATAACTACAGTCAATGAGGCTTATAAAAGTACTACACCAACCATTAACGGATTGGTAACTGATTCTGGAAGTGAAGTTTCTAAAACAGAATACCAAGGTCAGATAGTAACAGATGAAGAGTGGGACGATAACCTGGATGATCCTAATTCACAAGCATTTAAAGATAAAGCTGAACAAATTAGACAATTT CTTATGATGCTATTCGCAAATTCTGACTTAGCAGGACTAATAGATGATATCATAATAACAGGTTTCCA ACCTGGCAGTATAGTAGTACGGTTTGACGTCATTGTGATTAATGTAGAATATGATGCGTCAACTATGAAGGCCAAACTCAACCAAGGGTATCATGCAGTCAGTAATCCTGGATACGTTATTAAAGACCAAGAGACTTCCTTTATAG aACAAGGAACGAGAACGACCTCAGCTGAAGATGTTGTTACAACTCCACCTTTAACAACACCCTACA TTGACCCATGCTTATCTGCTCCCTGTCCAAGAAACAGTAATTGTTCCAGTATTGGACACGATCATACTTGTATTTGTCATCCTGGATACATCTTGGATGTTGGTTCTTGTAAGG actttGACGAATGCACAAATTACCTTTGTCCACCGTATTCCATTTGTAATAATACA ATGTAG